In the genome of Candidatus Microbacterium phytovorans, one region contains:
- the dapA gene encoding 4-hydroxy-tetrahydrodipicolinate synthase, with amino-acid sequence MTHSGNPFGQVLVALVTPMTADGEVDWPAVEKHIDDVITAGADGIVVTGTTGETSTLTDPEKLRLVEVGKSVSAGRAKIITGGGSNETAHAIELYRASEKAGADGIMIVTPYYNKPTQAGILTHFRLVADATDLPVILYDIPGRTGVPIRYETILRLAKHPNILAIKDAKGDFSEVSRVLNQTDLLYFSGDDANVLPHLAIGAAGLIGVTANIAPAPYRTIVDAVNRGDLATATAAHRKLEPLVRAVMTHVPGTVSAKYILHGLGRISSPRVRLPLVGPEEWEAAVIEDELALVTEVEGADFSNFRPDRNAAAGGALPKVHGTTR; translated from the coding sequence ATGACCGCCGACGGTGAAGTCGACTGGCCCGCCGTGGAGAAGCACATCGACGACGTCATCACGGCCGGTGCCGACGGCATCGTGGTCACAGGGACGACGGGGGAGACGAGCACGCTCACCGACCCCGAGAAGCTCCGACTCGTCGAGGTCGGCAAGTCCGTCTCCGCAGGCAGGGCGAAGATCATCACGGGCGGCGGGTCGAACGAGACCGCGCACGCGATCGAGTTGTACCGCGCGAGCGAGAAGGCCGGCGCCGACGGCATCATGATCGTCACGCCGTACTACAACAAGCCGACCCAGGCCGGCATCCTCACGCACTTCCGACTCGTCGCCGATGCCACCGATCTGCCGGTGATCCTGTACGACATCCCGGGCCGCACGGGCGTCCCGATCAGGTACGAGACCATCCTCCGCCTCGCCAAACACCCCAACATCCTCGCCATCAAGGATGCCAAGGGCGATTTCAGCGAGGTCAGCCGCGTGCTCAACCAGACCGATCTGCTCTACTTCTCCGGCGACGACGCGAACGTCCTCCCGCATCTCGCCATCGGCGCTGCCGGGCTCATCGGTGTCACCGCCAACATCGCCCCTGCTCCGTACCGCACCATCGTCGACGCGGTGAACCGCGGCGATCTGGCCACGGCGACCGCCGCACACCGCAAGCTCGAGCCCCTCGTCCGCGCCGTGATGACCCACGTGCCCGGCACGGTGAGCGCGAAATACATCCTCCACGGCCTCGGCCGCATCTCCAGCCCTCGCGTGCGCCTTCCCCTCGTCGGCCCGGAGGAGTGGGAGGCGGCCGTGATCGAGGACGAACTCGCCCTCGTCACGGAGGTCGAGGGTGCTGACTTCTCGAACTTCCGCCCCGATCGCAATGCCGCCGCCGGCGGCGCGCTGCCCAAGGTGCACGGCACCACGCGCTGA
- a CDS encoding ribonuclease J, whose amino-acid sequence MPIILSEPAPLEPGTLRVTPLGGLGEVGRNMTVFEYDGKLLIVDCGVLFPEEHQPGVDLILPDFEPIKGRLDDVVGVVLTHGHEDHIGAVPYLLRLKNDIPLLGSGLTLALIEAKLKEHRIKPYTLTVKEGQREQVGPFDLEFVAVNHSIPDALAVAIRTPAGLVLATGDFKMDQLPLDGRITDLRAFARLGEEGVDLFLVDSTNADVPGFTPLERSIGPVLDQVIAKAPRRVIVASFSSHVHRVQQVIDAAHAHGRRLAFLGRSMVRNMTIAEELGYLHVPEGVLIDYKKAKDLPDDRIVYMSTGSQGEPMAVLSRMANLDHAIEPGPGDTVILASSLIPGNENAVYRVIDGLTKLGANVVHKGNAKVHVSGHAAAGELLYCYNILTPRNVLPIHGEYRHLMANAKLAQDSGVPAENTILGENGTVIDLKGGVARVAGQLDLGFVYVDGSTVGEITDADLKDRRILGEEGFISVIVVVDASTGRIITGPEIHARGFAEDDAVFESVKPKIAAALTEAAQSGVRDTHALSQVVRRTIGRWVNQSLRRRPMIVPLVIEA is encoded by the coding sequence ATGCCCATCATCCTGTCCGAACCGGCCCCCCTCGAACCCGGCACCCTCCGCGTCACCCCGCTCGGCGGGTTGGGCGAGGTCGGCCGCAACATGACCGTGTTCGAGTACGACGGCAAGCTCCTGATCGTCGACTGCGGCGTGCTCTTCCCCGAGGAGCATCAGCCCGGCGTCGACCTGATCCTGCCCGACTTCGAGCCCATCAAGGGCCGTCTCGACGACGTCGTCGGTGTCGTGCTCACCCATGGACACGAGGACCACATCGGCGCCGTCCCGTACCTGCTGCGGCTGAAGAACGACATTCCGCTGCTGGGTTCCGGCCTGACGCTGGCGCTCATCGAGGCGAAGCTCAAGGAACACCGGATCAAGCCCTACACGCTGACCGTGAAGGAGGGCCAGCGAGAGCAGGTCGGCCCCTTCGACCTGGAGTTCGTCGCGGTCAACCACTCGATCCCCGACGCTCTGGCCGTCGCGATCCGCACGCCCGCCGGCCTGGTTCTGGCCACCGGTGACTTCAAGATGGACCAGCTTCCGCTGGACGGGCGCATCACCGATCTGCGCGCGTTCGCGCGCCTCGGCGAGGAGGGGGTCGACCTCTTCCTCGTCGACTCCACGAACGCCGACGTACCGGGGTTCACGCCGCTCGAGCGGTCGATCGGACCAGTGCTCGACCAGGTCATCGCGAAGGCGCCCCGCCGCGTCATCGTCGCGAGCTTCTCCAGCCACGTCCATCGCGTGCAGCAGGTGATCGACGCCGCGCACGCGCACGGACGTCGACTGGCCTTCCTCGGTCGCAGCATGGTGCGCAACATGACGATCGCAGAGGAGCTGGGCTACCTCCATGTGCCCGAGGGGGTGCTGATCGACTACAAGAAGGCGAAGGACCTCCCCGACGACCGCATCGTCTACATGTCGACCGGCTCGCAGGGCGAGCCCATGGCCGTCCTCTCGCGCATGGCGAACCTCGATCACGCCATCGAGCCCGGTCCGGGAGACACGGTCATCCTCGCCTCGAGCCTCATCCCGGGCAACGAGAACGCGGTCTACCGGGTCATCGACGGTCTCACCAAGCTGGGGGCGAACGTCGTCCACAAGGGCAACGCGAAGGTGCACGTCTCCGGACACGCTGCGGCCGGCGAACTGCTCTACTGCTACAACATCCTGACCCCGCGCAACGTGCTGCCCATCCACGGCGAGTACAGGCATCTGATGGCCAACGCGAAGCTGGCGCAGGACTCGGGTGTGCCCGCGGAGAACACGATCCTCGGCGAGAACGGCACGGTCATCGACCTGAAGGGCGGTGTCGCTCGCGTCGCCGGCCAGTTGGACCTCGGATTCGTCTACGTCGACGGGTCGACCGTCGGAGAGATCACCGACGCCGACCTCAAGGACCGCCGCATCCTCGGCGAGGAGGGGTTCATCTCCGTGATCGTGGTCGTCGACGCGTCGACGGGTCGCATCATCACGGGGCCGGAGATCCACGCCCGCGGCTTCGCCGAGGACGACGCGGTGTTCGAGTCGGTCAAACCGAAGATCGCTGCGGCGCTCACCGAGGCCGCCCAGTCGGGGGTGCGCGACACGCACGCGCTGTCGCAGGTGGTTCGCCGCACGATCGGACGCTGGGTCAACCAGTCGCTCCGCCGACGGCCGATGATCGTCCCCCTCGTTATCGAAGCGTAA
- a CDS encoding GNAT family N-acetyltransferase, producing MPAVFRVRPAVQGDGAFLADMVVEAANWRPEGARPRHEVLSQPDHARYLSGWMRPGDAGVVAIDPHDTPIGAAWYRMLPRTEPGFGYVGTGVPELIIGVRPIWRAHGVGRALLQRLCDQARAEGYGRLSLSVERGNFARTLYRSEGFAVTTAGIGRDTMVKRLR from the coding sequence ATGCCCGCTGTCTTTCGTGTGCGCCCTGCCGTCCAAGGCGATGGCGCGTTCCTCGCGGACATGGTGGTCGAGGCGGCGAACTGGCGTCCGGAGGGGGCGCGGCCCCGACACGAGGTGCTGTCCCAGCCCGACCATGCGCGATACCTCTCCGGCTGGATGAGGCCGGGCGACGCGGGGGTCGTCGCGATCGACCCCCACGACACGCCCATCGGGGCGGCGTGGTACCGGATGCTGCCGCGCACCGAACCCGGCTTCGGGTACGTGGGAACCGGGGTGCCGGAACTGATCATCGGCGTCCGGCCCATCTGGCGCGCCCACGGTGTCGGTCGCGCCCTGCTGCAACGTCTGTGCGACCAGGCGCGCGCGGAGGGCTACGGACGACTGAGCCTCTCGGTGGAGCGCGGCAACTTCGCCCGGACGCTGTATCGGAGCGAGGGTTTCGCGGTCACGACCGCCGGTATCGGGCGCGACACGATGGTCAAGCGCCTGCGCTGA